The region AGGACCCGTCCTCACTGACACCGCAAGcaatttttaatattgaaaacCCTGCACTGGAAGAAGCTGTCATAAGCGACACAGCTCCCCCAAAAAACCCACCCACCCAGCAAGCCAAGCTGTCAGTCGTGTGGGCCTCTCCATACAAAGCATATTGTGCgcaaaatgttaattttgcgCAAAATTACGGATTTTACGCACGACCCGAAATACTACACTTAAGGTCAATGATCTTTCACCTAAAGTCACTTCAATTTTTGATAAACTGTTTGCAGTTGATCGGGAACTTGAAAACTGATCTacatcaaaatatcaaatgtctttccgagagaaaggaggaggaggaggagggggggggcatatgGCAATTAAACACAGCTAATAACACCGAAAAAGTTAAGGggtaataaaagcaaaatagcCACCAACGACTGTTATTCACTCTTTTATAAAAGTGCAACGTGAGAATCCAAACTTCTGAGAACTATAGTCATTGAAACCGTCCTGCAGTCAGACCGCGGCCAAGTTTCATGGGATGGCTCTTGGAAGAGTGTAGCCTACCGAAACGTGGCAAAAACCATGCGCAAATACCATGCTTATACGGCGGAGAAACTTAAAATAATCCCGAAAGACGCAGTCAACTCACCGTATACCGTCTGCGGGACAAGTGAAGTGTAGAAATGTGCACAAATTTGAGTTTCTGCCCTCTTCTCCGCCTTTCAACGCCGCTTTGAGCCCAGAGAACTTGCCAAACTAGTAGGACTGCAGAATCTCTTCcgtgatttaggttttttttttttttttttttttctttccttaaaaCTTTTCCCCCTTGACAAGTCAAAGGGCGTGTACctggaagagacagagggagaactGGGAATTTGGAAGAGCGCGGTTCAAAACTCTCAGGAAAAGGGAGTGAAGGTTTATCAAAACACTTATACTTGGTTTTCATTCGAATTACCGTGGCTTACGGGCCAGCTGTTTCACGTCAAGTGCGATTTGCACAGTTTCACGCCTGCTAGCCAGGTTTGTGGCTTGGAGCCACAGGGGCGAGGAGACAGGGCGGATGGGATTACTTCATCTGCACAAGTCTCAGTCGCTTTCAAATGCATCTCCCTTATTAAATGTAGacaccggaaaaaaaaaataacagttcGATATTTAAAGTGTAGTTATCACCCAGACTCCTACAATCCCTTTTAGAGAGGAGGTGcctctttttttatgtcttagAACAACAAACAGATGTGTTAAGGGCCACAAATACGAAATACCCGTCTGTTTTTGCACCAAAAGTTACAAACATGAAGAAAATCCTATTTTGCAACCACAAACCACAGTTAAAACTTAAAGTTGGCAGGGATCTTTTCCCAACTGACACTTTGGAAATTTGAGAGAGAAGGAATCTTCCTTGAAAATACTTCAGGAAAGCCAGTGTGGGTGGCAAAATGGTGCAAGAGGTAAAGCTGTCTGGCCAGATTCTTGAGGGGGCTTtcaagtcttttattttttaaactaccCCCCCTATTTAAATCTCACTACTGGTGCTTCTTTTTATGGATAAGTGAGATACAAGCCTCCACATTCTGGGAAAGCTCCTGACTGCCAACTAAGAGACCTTCCCTCTACAGACCATGTATTCACAGCCCACACTAGACGGGTGCCCTGTTCATTTAGTCTCTCACTTTGTTGCTGCTGACTCATTTGCCCATCATCACTCCTCCCACACTGGCACCTTACCATGTGTAATTTCGATACAAAGGTCACATTTACTTATCTGTTGAAAGATCCACATTCTCAAAATCAGGTGGAAGcaccttttctcttttacaAAATTAAAGCAGGCCTATAGGCTATAAAACAGCTGGGGAGCATGCCAGTACACATAACTCTGTCTAGACATCAGCATTAATACGCCGTCATACCAAGAATTACCAGCTAAATGAGCAAAATGCAATTTAACTATAAAACCCCAAATGTTGCAAAATCAGTAAGTCCTCCCAAACATAATGGGATGCATTTGGTCCACATATCCCCATTACATAGTTTGCTGAGGCCACACTGACAGACAATGAAGACCAGGCTACGCTTTTGCATCACTGCTGCTAAACGCTTGGACAGGCAGCTTTGTACAGGCATTATGAAGCTCTATGGAACAAGATATTGTCTGCATGGTGTAGTTGTGGCAGCAGTAACGCATATAGGATTACAGGCTCCTAAATCAAGGCTGTAATATACTCCTGCTCAAATGTGTGTGGCTGGACATCATATAATGTGGTGAATGAATGACAGGAGACTGAGTGTTGGTGGCTTAGGGTTCAGGACATAGAAGCCTTTAATTCAGAGTTCCCTGCATTCAACGAATGGTTGACTAAAGAGTTACACATGTGGCATCGATGGAGTGATAGAAGAATTCAAATGCCTCTGAGTTTACAGCCGGACAGGTTAAATTAAGCCACAACTGACACAGGACACAGTCACGCTCTACTGACTGAAGCCGCCCTGTTTGCTCGCAAGTTTTCCAATCAGCTGCCAGAATTCGGAGAAAGTCAGCTCCCCGTCGCTGTTTTCATCCAGTGAGCCCATGAGCGCGTCAATCGCTCCAGCGTCGCTGGAGTTCTGTGGGCAATCACAAGAGAAGAGAGCCTGATCAATACAAGATCCCTCTGAGCTGCAACATCAGCTACTCTGAAAGACTGTCCTGCCACCTAATGGTTGAGCGTAGTAATAACTACAGCTGAGATAAAGATTCATTTAACAGCCACACAAAGTTTCCTTATCATAAAATCTGTCGAAAGCACATATTTAATCTGTGTATTTGCAGAGCTCAAACCCTACAACTTACAATCCCCATTATAAAACATGTATTGAATGAATATATGTTGCGGAAATGTGCAATTAAGATATTGTGCATATAAATATAGAATGTCTGATGTATGTGTCGTATAGGATTATTTCCATTCCGCTTTCATCCAGGTGCAATCCAACATTACACTTACAAATTCTAAATCAACTGGTGAAAAAATTGATAACCAGTTAATCATTTAAGCAATTATCAAGTAAAACTATTATCAACTGGTGGTTAGAGCTGCTCAAACATGGCATTTGCTTGCTTTTCTTTATTCCATATCGCTGTAAACTGAATCTATTTAACTGGCAGCCAGACAAACTGAGCGTTTGTAAGGCAACATCTTATGCTGGAGATGCTAATGTGAGACTGGAAGTTGACACAATTTTATATGCAAAGTTATTCActgataaatggaaaaaatggtacattaataataataaaaaaaatatcaagcaTCATCTGTATCCCTAGtatattattttgtatataGAAGCACAGTTTAAAAGCAATTACCCACAGTAATATGTTTGAATAACAGTACAGTGATATCTCAAGAGGCTTCAGACGCCTTAATGTTGCATAATAAACCACCAGTTTCTTTAATGTCTGTAGGGGTTCAGGATGCAGAGTCAATGAAAATCATTGGGCAAATTGTCTAAGAACAACTCCAGAGATGTACCTTGACATAGTTGGGCAGCTGAGAGGTCACCAGGTTTTGGAATTCATCTTTGCTCAGGGTGCTGGCGGATCCATCTTTCCCAGCATACGCCTTGAACTGGGTGACAAGGGTGCAGATGGCGGCTTCCATGGCGGTTTGTGCTAAGACCTGCAAAGTAAACGGACAGGGAAAGATAAGCCTCGGCAAAGCTGCAAACATCATTCACACAGGAAATAAGTGAAATATAGAATTCTGATGAAAAACCGTGGCTGCGATCTCACCTGTTGTGTTGAGATGCTGTGTGGAGTGTTTCAGCAGGTGCCAAGAACCTTGTCTCTCCACTCTGACATGTCCTCCCTAAATATATATGCTTCATCTCCATTCACTGATGCACACATCAGCGGAAAACACTTAGCCTGCCCTCTTCTCCCCCATCCAGCAGGCTGCCCTTATCTCTGCCCGATTTCCCCTACTCTGGGGATACACatcacaaaaatgcacacatacgTAGctacattaacacacacacacacacacactaacacacacacacacacacacacacacacacacacacacacacacacacacacacacaaaatctgccACTCTGTCCTGCAAAGGGCAAATTTCTTACTGATGATAGCACAAAACCTTTTTTGGTCTGTTTGCAGAGCAAGGGATTTACTGACATCATCCTTGTCAGGCCATTCTAATCAAGCGACTGAATCATGCACGCCTAAGCAGTAATTAGTTTATACAAAACATGACTCAAATAATATGGCATTcaggagaaacacacaccaTCTTTTGTGTATATATTTCCGGGTAGAGGAGTACATCTGCCTGGAATACCTGCGGAAAGATGGTAACTTTAGCGTTGAAGGACGCATTTTAAGGACAACAGAGGAAGATTTTGAGTATTTTAcctttctgttatttcttttctcaAGATTGTCTGTTGGATGTTGGGGACCCGCCTGCACTTTAATGGGGCtcagtttcccttttttcagtCAGGGTGTACCTTGAAGAGAAAGTCTTAGAGAGGATCCTCTCTGGAAGAacaggaggggggaaaaaagttcagacacacagaaatgctCGCATGGTGGCTCGTGTGCAGAATTCAAAGAATGACAAGCGCTCTCTGCAGTTTCATAGGGACTGACTTGTTCTCTATCACTGCTTACATTCTCGTTCATCAGCATAACGGGTCAGTGACCAACGCCGGCTGGCTCACATATGAAGACAGGCTGGAAGTGAGTTCATTCCTGTGAATGTGTAAGATCCTGCACAGAGTATTTAATCtggctgtaaatatttttagtCTGGCAGCATAGCTGTGATAATAGATACCTGTTCTAAAAACACTTCCACTTCCCACCAGAGAGTGAGTCGGATGATACAAAGTCACACATGGCTGGGTATCACTGTAAATTTTTCACTACTAGAATAGTTGAATTAACACATCTCATTCTGATTCTTAACACTGAAGCGGGGGATATACTCTGTGATATCCTTTTTGCATGTTATCCacacaattaatcaaattaagtgtttaaagaaagacagtatttacatatttaacgGTGAAAAATTTATTGAACTTAACACTGACTTCCGTAAAGAGGACATAACTGATGAATGGGAAAAATTAGAAATGATCCACATTTATCAATACATTTGTCCCGAGATCAATTACATGCACATCTGTGCCACATTATTAGTAAGCACAGAGCCCCACTGCTGTcccacaaagacaaaaagctcAGATATTGATTAAACTTTAATACGTGTGTTTCATTAAAGGATTCATCTGTTCTTGTAAAGCTTTCTTTTGATCCATTTGGtctaaaaactttaaaaaaaaaaaagttcctctGTAGAAACTGGAGATAAGACAACGTTTAACAAAATCTGTTCAACACTTCAGTAAAGTAAACTCTCTGACATTAATTCTCCGTCCTATCAACAAAGTAAAACTCCAAGTAGTgtaaacttgttttctttttaacctaGCAGAagcaaatgaaattaaagaCCTCTTGTTCAATCTaacatatttataataataaaggCACGTATGCAGCAGCTGGAAAACTAAATTTCTGAAACCCAAAGTAACTGAACACTTcaccattttcacatttaatgtgTATGGCCTAGAACAAAGTCTGTGGTTCTTCTAGTTAATAATAAGAAAAGAGTTGCAGTGTAgtgactgaataaataaatataacactTCAAAGCTTCTTTCAATCACTGAAAAGGAGAACTAACAATCACAACCTGTCGATTTTAACTTGCACTTAACATCCACCTAAAGAGGAAAACTTTCATGATCAAATATGACTAAGatcagaaactgaaagaaaaaagcaattCTTTTATTTCCACTAAAAAGTAATGCTGCACTACTTTAGAGACATTGTTTTGTACCATTCTTGTTTAGCCTTTGTCTGGCTTATTcaactcagaaaacaaaatgaaatgtagcaGCTTccttatatatattttttctctagAACCAAACAGCTACCACCAAGTCACTTGTGTCCATGTCAATTTGCATCAACCTACTAACAAAATATGTACTGGTTTGGTTTTCAATCTCATTTAGATGAATTAACAAATTCATTAAATGAATGACTTTGGGGATTATTAGAAGATCATCAAGCTCTCTACTTTTTACTCTGCGTACTTGCGTACTCTGGGATACCCAGTATATGTAGATCACGTGTTAGAGGTCCCCATGGctacattacaaaaaaaatattaaagagaaCCGGTggtctaaaaaaagaaaagtaagtaaatagtgagaaaaaaaactgctgtaaatgtttgaaaaaagtgcTAAAGTGGTTTAGCAGTCATCAATTCAActaattttttatatatatatatatatatatatatataaaaatcagtttgtccaattttttttttttttttttttgaagtttcacAAACTGGTTCCTCGCTCCACACATCTGCTTTCAACTGACAGTTGGGAGTTGGAGCATGGACCGTCTTTCAAATCTAGAAACCAAACGCTTAGGGCTCTAAAACAGCGCTCCCTGTGTGTTTGCCCAAATCTACTGACGAGCTGCTGACACAAAACTGGTCTGACCTGATCTTATTCTTATCACTGAAAGAACCGGGATCTCATCCCCTGGGATTGGAGAGTTACACTCGACTAGAGGCAAATGGTATCTGCAAAAATTTCTTAGCATTTGTTTTAACCTGTTTGGAGTAGAGGCAGTTTGTATTTCTTGACAAGGGAGAAAGTCAAGTGaccaaaaaagtttttaacaGTCAATTTAACATGTCTTTCTGTATTTGACAACTTATCTAATACTATATGAACTGTATGAATAGATTTAACTCCATTGTACTGGTGCTCAACAGAGTTATTTGCTAATACTACCTCTTTAAAACCCTGTTTTTTGTGTGATCTGAATATTAtcagtttgaatttaaattatgaaCTTCAACATGCACTTGGTACTGACAAAACACTATATAGAAGAAGAAAATCCACACAACACATTACTGAAGGATTTCGCAGTAGGAGGCATGACCTGACAGAGGTAGGTAACAACAACTAAGTCCAAAATGACAAGTACAAGTCTAGCTTATAATTAAAGACTCAAAGGGACACATTTATGAGAGGCACAACCACTCTGTACCAGAAGCTACTACAATTACAGCTCTGAAGAGGAGAAGGTAGGCAAGAAATGTCCTATAAAACCACCACTTGTGTTGTATCTTAGTGTTGTATTTTACTCCTTTCCCCTATGTGTCTCTATTTAAGCGGTGGCAGCAAACTTCCAGAGGGCTTCTCGTTCAaactcctccatctcctcctccagggAGTCGTCATCCTTCTGCCCGTCATCCTCTAAAACGTCCGCCATGTCCTCCAAAATGTCTGCTACATCCTCAGCAAAGTCACTGAAAAGAACCCTGTCGTGGATAAACACGCCGTCCTCGAAAAACTCTGCAGTCAGCTTTCGGATCTTGTCCTTGCTCTCGGATGAAGATCCTTCAAGCTTGCTCAGGTAGCCCTCCAGCAGTTCCTCAAACTCGGACAGCTCCACTGTGTACAGCCCCTCCTTGCTGGCGCAGTCGTCCACAGAGCTGCAGCCCAGCTGGGGGTGGATGTTGTGTCGGAGCTTCTTTTCCTGGTCTCTCCAGAAAATGTTGTGGTTGTACTGATGAGACTGGCGGGGCTGGTGATGCTGGtgctgatgatgatggatgTTGTGGTGAGACTTTTTACTAGGCCGGCTGTGCCATggtttctccttcctcctctcctctctgtccattCTGCGCTcgtccttcttcctctcccactcGTCCTGGTGTTTCCTCCATGCCTCTTTGTGAGAATTTTGCTTCTGAGACTTccactctttctccttctcctctttgtcctTCCATCCTCCCTCCTTGCTGTGCTTAtactctttctctcctctccactctttcttttcttctttcttcccaTGGTCCCACTCattgtttttgcctttgtgtCCTTTCCATTTGGACTCCTGTGGCTTCTTCTTCCCCCACTTCTCAACTTGTTCAGAAATCTTCTTCTGGATCTCCTCCAAACTATCCCTGACGCGTTTCCTGCCACCTCCATCTTTTTTCATCCCCTCGAGtctctttctgctctcctcCAAAAGAACCTTCTGTCTCTGGAGTTCCTCCTTCAGCCTGCCTCCCCTATTTGTGTCCTTTCTCCTCTCAGGTCCAGCTGCTTTCTGGTTACTCTGACCATCTTTGTCACCAGGCTGAGGGGCTGGACTAGGAGTAGCTGGAGGCATTTTTTGATCAGCTGTGAAGGAAGCAAGATATCAAAGTTAATTGATATTAATTTATGTCAGAAAGATCAAAAGATTATCACTGAGAACTACTTTTTATTGCACAGAAGCCTTCTAATTgcattatcatttaaataaatattaaacgAGTACAATATACAGCGGCGAAGACGATTGAATCCCTTCATTCACTTCATGTTTGCCACATCATACCTGTGAGCTGGCTGAGTTCGGTCACCCTGGCCCTCAGACTCTCCAGCTCTTTCTTCAGTTTAGGCAGAGATGACAGCTCCTCTTTCaactttgcattttctttttccagatCTGCTTTACCTTTTTCATCACCACTTGCTGCCACTACCTTCAGCGCTGAGTCGAGTTCTTCTTTCTGAGACTGGAAGGTAGAGAAAAATATAGACGGTTAACAATGTTAACTAAATTAATAAAGTGCCTTAATCAAATCCAGATTCTAAACAACTACCAacaataatcaaaaatatttattgaaaacaTGCTGTCTAATCAATATATTGCAGTGCACTTAAACATCATGACAATGTAAAGTAACATCATTAGCATCAATATGACTGTATACTGACCTGTAGCTGAGCCTCTAGCTGAGCGATTTGTTGGTTTTCCTGTGTCAGTTTATCCAATAACTCTTTCATATCCTGTGGATCAGTGCTAAGCCAGTCCTGGATTGAAAATCATTGGCAAAtgaataatacaaatatttttaaataatccagtctttttatccttttagcatttgtctttaaattctTAAGACTCGAGTTTTCTTTAAATAGTACTGTTTTGACACATACTGGGCAACATATGAAGCTGAGATTGAGTAAGTGAAGTGAGAGACAGTAGGAACAGACCTGGCTTTGTTCTCCATCACTCAGTTCAGAGGCGTCAAAGTCACCTTTTAGATAAGAAAACACATCTTTCACACAAGTCTTACGGCAGACACTTTTATTGACACACAGCTGTCAGTCGGTCTTACAACAACGCAGGGCATTTTATGAGCCCAGGCCACTACTTGTGCAATAGATGGAAACTTTTTATTTAGgcagattattttaaattacatttttaaagtatgATATATTTGCCTTTCCAAGCAAACTGCCTGCAACAGATAATTTTCTCCTCAACCTAAGCACCCCTAACATCCAGTGAGTCCTTCCAGACAGTGGTATAGAGTGTTATTGTACAACTGAAAATGCGTGTTTTCTGCTGCCACTGCATGAAATGTCAGGCCAGATAAGTGTTAGGACAAGCTAATGAGTGTTAGCCAGCTATTGCAGAAGCTTACACTGCTGTCTTATCTTTAGCGCCGGACCTACCATAATCCAGGTCAGAGAGGAAACCTGTTGACACAGTTCAGCTTAGTCAACAAGATCTAAAAACGGACATTGAACTATTGctgaaaactgcaaataaatgtGCTTATGTAATTTGtaaatactgacattttcaaataatgtcgaataatgtcattttctgaCAATGTTTACAATAAACCCTAAAGCTGTCAAATCTGTGATGCAATATGTGTAAATAGGTGCATTGATTCTGATCATTT is a window of Xiphias gladius isolate SHS-SW01 ecotype Sanya breed wild chromosome 24, ASM1685928v1, whole genome shotgun sequence DNA encoding:
- the s100a11 gene encoding protein S100-A11, which gives rise to MEAAICTLVTQFKAYAGKDGSASTLSKDEFQNLVTSQLPNYVKNSSDAGAIDALMGSLDENSDGELTFSEFWQLIGKLASKQGGFSQ
- the pbxip1a gene encoding pre-B-cell leukemia transcription factor-interacting protein 1 isoform X5, producing MSDNSNSTGSSASSTNSWTLLCPEEAAVENVGPVDDGTESLGDVPSLSEEVAGAAVEFKPSDIPVETILSEEGHQVCQETSPESSEGPIPSSPVRMSPLPHNPLDSADLDLESHPPVIHDIDTSSPSDNDHLGGIPFVTNIDLGAPLDIPAAQLPPAEPEESCSAPPMTEIPVFTKPDFDTPADIGPLPGSPAGESPVLTSELEVNITTETIAATDPPSHLDAAISFVPESTELPSPVPVSLVTEDPTDESPAPETLGSAEAEEEEVVEKEATEPSETVTQDEREEEEEEEEVEPSTSFDLGNTSSFDDGLRRRNVPSFEASRSRTSDEEDEDEEVEFKLAEKKGEKPWFSLDKCIVGALILLFLGSLFLSGDFDASELSDGEQSQDWLSTDPQDMKELLDKLTQENQQIAQLEAQLQSQKEELDSALKVVAASGDEKGKADLEKENAKLKEELSSLPKLKKELESLRARVTELSQLTADQKMPPATPSPAPQPGDKDGQSNQKAAGPERRKDTNRGGRLKEELQRQKVLLEESRKRLEGMKKDGGGRKRVRDSLEEIQKKISEQVEKWGKKKPQESKWKGHKGKNNEWDHGKKEEKKEWRGEKEYKHSKEGGWKDKEEKEKEWKSQKQNSHKEAWRKHQDEWERKKDERRMDREERRKEKPWHSRPSKKSHHNIHHHQHQHHQPRQSHQYNHNIFWRDQEKKLRHNIHPQLGCSSVDDCASKEGLYTVELSEFEELLEGYLSKLEGSSSESKDKIRKLTAEFFEDGVFIHDRVLFSDFAEDVADILEDMADVLEDDGQKDDDSLEEEMEEFEREALWKFAATA
- the pbxip1a gene encoding pre-B-cell leukemia transcription factor-interacting protein 1 isoform X4; translated protein: MCKTEPKRAQCCRQEYRKGESAPCCAKLSRRRAMSDNSNSTGSSASSTNSWTLLCPEEAAVENVGPVDDGTESLGDVPSLSEEVAGAAVEFKPSDIPVETILSEEGHQVCQETSPESSEGPIPSSPVRMSPLPHNPLDSADLDLESHPPVIHDIDTSSPSDNDHLGGIPFVTNIDLGAPLDIPAAQLPPAEPEESCSAPPMTEIPVFTKPDFDTPADIGPLPGSPAGESPVLTSELEVNITTETIAATDPPSHLDAAISFVPESTELPSPVPVSLVTEDPTDESPAPETLGSAEAEEEEVVEKEATEPSETVTQDEREEEEEEEEVEPSTSFDLGNTSSFDDGLRRRNVPSFEASRSRTSDEEDEDEEVEFKLAEKKGEKPWFSLDKCIVGALILLFLGSLFLSGDFDASELSDGEQSQDWLSTDPQDMKELLDKLTQENQQIAQLEAQLQSQKEELDSALKVVAASGDEKGKADLEKENAKLKEELSSLPKLKKELESLRARVTELSQLTADQKMPPATPSPAPQPGDKDGQSNQKAAGPERRKDTNRGGRLKEELQRQKVLLEESRKRLEGMKKDGGGRKRVRDSLEEIQKKISEQVEKWGKKKPQESKWKGHKGKNNEWDHGKKEEKKEWRGEKEYKHSKEGGWKDKEEKEKEWKSQKQNSHKEAWRKHQDEWERKKDERRMDREERRKEKPWHSRPSKKSHHNIHHHQHQHHQPRQSHQYNHNIFWRDQEKKLRHNIHPQLGCSSVDDCASKEGLYTVELSEFEELLEGYLSKLEGSSSESKDKIRKLTAEFFEDGVFIHDRVLFSDFAEDVADILEDMADVLEDDGQKDDDSLEEEMEEFEREALWKFAATA
- the pbxip1a gene encoding pre-B-cell leukemia transcription factor-interacting protein 1 isoform X1, with translation MCKTEPKRAQCCRQAYGVLRQACSVKKRRFRRRPQEYRKGESAPCCAKLSRRRAMSDNSNSTGSSASSTNSWTLLCPEEAAVENVGPVDDGTESLGDVPSLSEEVAGAAVEFKPSDIPVETILSEEGHQVCQETSPESSEGPIPSSPVRMSPLPHNPLDSADLDLESHPPVIHDIDTSSPSDNDHLGGIPFVTNIDLGAPLDIPAAQLPPAEPEESCSAPPMTEIPVFTKPDFDTPADIGPLPGSPAGESPVLTSELEVNITTETIAATDPPSHLDAAISFVPESTELPSPVPVSLVTEDPTDESPAPETLGSAEAEEEEVVEKEATEPSETVTQDEREEEEEEEEVEPSTSFDLGNTSSFDDGLRRRNVPSFEASRSRTSDEEDEDEEVEFKLAEKKGEKPWFSLDKCIVGALILLFLGSLFLSGDFDASELSDGEQSQDWLSTDPQDMKELLDKLTQENQQIAQLEAQLQSQKEELDSALKVVAASGDEKGKADLEKENAKLKEELSSLPKLKKELESLRARVTELSQLTADQKMPPATPSPAPQPGDKDGQSNQKAAGPERRKDTNRGGRLKEELQRQKVLLEESRKRLEGMKKDGGGRKRVRDSLEEIQKKISEQVEKWGKKKPQESKWKGHKGKNNEWDHGKKEEKKEWRGEKEYKHSKEGGWKDKEEKEKEWKSQKQNSHKEAWRKHQDEWERKKDERRMDREERRKEKPWHSRPSKKSHHNIHHHQHQHHQPRQSHQYNHNIFWRDQEKKLRHNIHPQLGCSSVDDCASKEGLYTVELSEFEELLEGYLSKLEGSSSESKDKIRKLTAEFFEDGVFIHDRVLFSDFAEDVADILEDMADVLEDDGQKDDDSLEEEMEEFEREALWKFAATA
- the pbxip1a gene encoding pre-B-cell leukemia transcription factor-interacting protein 1 isoform X2; its protein translation is MCKTEPKRAQCCRQAYGVLRQACSVKKRRFRRRPQEYRKGESAPCCAKLSRRRAMSDNSNSTGSSASSTNSWTLLCPEEAAVENVGPVDDGTESLGDVPSLSEEVAGAAVEFKPSDIPVETILSEEGHQVCQETSPESSEGPIPSSPVRMSPLPHNPLDSADLDLESHPPVIHDIDTSSPSDNDHLGGIPFVTNIDLGAPLDIPAAQLPPAEPEESCSAPPMTEIPVFTKPDFDTPADIGPLPGSPAGESPVLTSELEVNITTETIAATDPPSHLDAAISFVPESTELPSPVPVSLVTEDPTDESPAPETLGSAEAEEEEVVEKEATEPSETVTQDEREEEEEEEEEPSTSFDLGNTSSFDDGLRRRNVPSFEASRSRTSDEEDEDEEVEFKLAEKKGEKPWFSLDKCIVGALILLFLGSLFLSGDFDASELSDGEQSQDWLSTDPQDMKELLDKLTQENQQIAQLEAQLQSQKEELDSALKVVAASGDEKGKADLEKENAKLKEELSSLPKLKKELESLRARVTELSQLTADQKMPPATPSPAPQPGDKDGQSNQKAAGPERRKDTNRGGRLKEELQRQKVLLEESRKRLEGMKKDGGGRKRVRDSLEEIQKKISEQVEKWGKKKPQESKWKGHKGKNNEWDHGKKEEKKEWRGEKEYKHSKEGGWKDKEEKEKEWKSQKQNSHKEAWRKHQDEWERKKDERRMDREERRKEKPWHSRPSKKSHHNIHHHQHQHHQPRQSHQYNHNIFWRDQEKKLRHNIHPQLGCSSVDDCASKEGLYTVELSEFEELLEGYLSKLEGSSSESKDKIRKLTAEFFEDGVFIHDRVLFSDFAEDVADILEDMADVLEDDGQKDDDSLEEEMEEFEREALWKFAATA
- the pbxip1a gene encoding pre-B-cell leukemia transcription factor-interacting protein 1 isoform X3, which produces MCKTEPKRAQCCRQAYGVLRQACSVKKRRFRRRPQEYRKGESAPCCAKLSRRRAMSDNSNSTGSSASSTNSWTLLCPEEAAVENVGPVDDGTESLGDVPSLSEEVAGAAVEFKPSDIPVETILSEEGHQVCQETSPESSEGPIPSSPVRMSPLPHNPLDSADLDLESHPPVIHDIDTSSPSDNDHLGGIPFVTNIDLGAPLDIPAAQLPPAEPEESCSAPPMTEIPVFTKPDFDTPADIGPLPGSPAGESPVLTSELEVNITTETIAATDPPSHLDAAISFVPESTELPSPVPVSLVTEDPTDESPAPETLGSAEAEEEEVVEKEATEPSETVTQDEREEEEEEEPSTSFDLGNTSSFDDGLRRRNVPSFEASRSRTSDEEDEDEEVEFKLAEKKGEKPWFSLDKCIVGALILLFLGSLFLSGDFDASELSDGEQSQDWLSTDPQDMKELLDKLTQENQQIAQLEAQLQSQKEELDSALKVVAASGDEKGKADLEKENAKLKEELSSLPKLKKELESLRARVTELSQLTADQKMPPATPSPAPQPGDKDGQSNQKAAGPERRKDTNRGGRLKEELQRQKVLLEESRKRLEGMKKDGGGRKRVRDSLEEIQKKISEQVEKWGKKKPQESKWKGHKGKNNEWDHGKKEEKKEWRGEKEYKHSKEGGWKDKEEKEKEWKSQKQNSHKEAWRKHQDEWERKKDERRMDREERRKEKPWHSRPSKKSHHNIHHHQHQHHQPRQSHQYNHNIFWRDQEKKLRHNIHPQLGCSSVDDCASKEGLYTVELSEFEELLEGYLSKLEGSSSESKDKIRKLTAEFFEDGVFIHDRVLFSDFAEDVADILEDMADVLEDDGQKDDDSLEEEMEEFEREALWKFAATA